AAagaattaaatcaattgcaattgtttttgaaaaatgactTCTGTAAATCTTCAAAATTGTGCAATCCAAGAAACTTTAGCTCGACTACCAGCAGCAAACAATCTTCTAAAGGTTCTAGTGAATCTTCAGAGGATCCTGGCAAGGATTCTAAAAGACCtaatgaatttcaaatattactTGTAAAATTTGCTGTAGGTTTTCTTGTGGCATTATCTGTTTATCGTTTAATAAGTTTGCAACCTACCGATGCTGTGGTAAGTTTGAACCAATAAAAAATGTAggatgaaaaattgttttgcCTAACTGTGATTACTTTGTATTAGGGTGATAGGATAAATTGGAATGACTTTATAAATGAGATACTCTTAAAAGGGCAAGTTCAAGAGATTAGAATTTATCCAAAAAAAGTACAAGTGGTACTTAAACGTGGTGCTACATACAAAGGAAAGCTATTATTTTCGCGACTCGATCTTTATAATATTCCTGATAGTAAAGAcattgaagaaaaaattagaCTAATAGAAAGACGTATTGGCATTAAAATGGGTATGAAAGATCAAGAAATTGAATGCCATATGACATCATTCATTTTGAACTACattgatcattatattattatgaatttttagAGGATGGAATTCCAATTAGATACATAAGCTTTGGATTGGAGAATATTCTAGGAGAATTGTTTAGATTAGCCTTAGTGATTGGTTTAATTGCCTTTTTTGCTCGTGGTGCAAACCTCAAAAATGGTTTGAATAGTATCTTTAGTGATCTAAGAAAAGCAAAATTCACATTAGTAGATCCTTTTTCTGGTAAAGGTGTACATTTTAGTGATGTAGCTGGTTTAAAAGAGGCCAAAATAGAAGTTATGGAATTTGTTGATTATCTTAAAAATCCTGAACGGTATCGAAAGCTCGGTGCTAAAGTACCGAAAGGtataaattttatagtttAAAAGGGTTCAACTTACAGCTCTTTTTTTGATTGAACTATAATTAGTTTAACTGATTTTTAGGAGCTTTATTGTTAGGACCACCAGGATGTGGTAAAACGCTATTAGCTAAAGCGGTTGCAACTGAGTCAAATGTTCCATTTCTATCAATGAATGGATCTGAATTTATCGAAATTGTAGGTGGATTAGGTGCAGTACGCGTAAGGGATTTGTTTGCAGAGGCTAAGAAAaggtttattattttatatgacaaaaaaaaaaatgatgcaaCTATTCTCTGATTTATAATtagtttatttattgttatagGGCTCCTAGTATTATTTACATAGACGAAATTGATGCGATCGGCAAAAAACGATCGGAAGGGATTGCTGAGTTCAGTAATAGTGAATCTGAACGTACTTTAAATCAACTTTTAGTGGAAATGGATGGAATGACTACATCGGAAGATATTATTATCTTAGCCTCGACAAATAGAGCAGATGTTTTGGATAAAGCTTTACTAAGACCCGGTAGATTTGATAGACACATTTTAATCGATCTTCCTACTTTAGAAGAAAGAGAgcaaatttttgaatatcaCCTTAAGTGTTTGGTATTAGAAGGCAGCCCTTCACAATATTCGAAATACTTAGCTCATCTTACTCCTGGCTTTAGTGGTATTGTATGCTACTATTATTAATGAACGCTTAGAACTTCTTTTCcatgtaattttatttcaaattatatatTTGAAGGTGCGGAGATAGCAAATGTTTGCAACGAGGCTGCATTACACGCAGCTAGCAATTCAAAAACTAAAGTTGAAAACATCGATCTAATGTATgcaattgataaaatattaggTGGTACAGTAAAAAAATCTAGCACGTTAACACCTTCCGAGAAAAAAGTTGTTGTTTATCACGAAGCTGGTCATGCTTTAGCGGCATGGTTATTAGAACATATAGATCCTTTAATTAAAGTTACAGTAATACCAAGAACGAATAAACGTTTGGGCTTTACTCAATATTCCGATTCAAATCTAAAGCTTCGGAGTGTAGAAAATCTCTTTCAAAATATGTGTGTGTTGTTAGGCGGTAGAGTtgcagaaaatataatatttaataaaatttcaaccaGAGCACAAAATGATTTGAAAAAGGTAACGGAAATGGCATATCGTCAAGTTCAGCAATTTGGGATGAGCCCTGCTGTAggtttaatttctttcaataCAGAATATACAACCACGGTgagagatatatatatatatatataaaattttcaaaataatactGCATTATTGATTTCATAATATGATCGATTTACTAATTAGAAAACGAAAAAACCATATAGTAAAAAGATGGCAAGTATAATGGATTCAGAAGTACGACGAATAATTACTGAAGCGTATAAAACaactgaaaaattatta
This region of Osmia bicornis bicornis chromosome 5, iOsmBic2.1, whole genome shotgun sequence genomic DNA includes:
- the LOC114882772 gene encoding paraplegin — protein: MQSLLKHPKRQFVISRKLVGSLFKYDARKYGIIKATSSNIKFNSAINRLCFPLSCGLYTKVYKELNQLQLFLKNDFCKSSKLCNPRNFSSTTSSKQSSKGSSESSEDPGKDSKRPNEFQILLVKFAVGFLVALSVYRLISLQPTDAVGDRINWNDFINEILLKGQVQEIRIYPKKVQVVLKRGATYKGKLLFSRLDLYNIPDSKDIEEKIRLIERRIGIKMEDGIPIRYISFGLENILGELFRLALVIGLIAFFARGANLKNGLNSIFSDLRKAKFTLVDPFSGKGVHFSDVAGLKEAKIEVMEFVDYLKNPERYRKLGAKVPKGALLLGPPGCGKTLLAKAVATESNVPFLSMNGSEFIEIVGGLGAVRVRDLFAEAKKRAPSIIYIDEIDAIGKKRSEGIAEFSNSESERTLNQLLVEMDGMTTSEDIIILASTNRADVLDKALLRPGRFDRHILIDLPTLEEREQIFEYHLKCLVLEGSPSQYSKYLAHLTPGFSGAEIANVCNEAALHAASNSKTKVENIDLMYAIDKILGGTVKKSSTLTPSEKKVVVYHEAGHALAAWLLEHIDPLIKVTVIPRTNKRLGFTQYSDSNLKLRSVENLFQNMCVLLGGRVAENIIFNKISTRAQNDLKKVTEMAYRQVQQFGMSPAVGLISFNTEYTTTKTKKPYSKKMASIMDSEVRRIITEAYKTTEKLLLDNKDKLIILAEALLKNETLTYKDIEKLIGPPPFGKKDVMEVEELNLNLESKVQEDLK